One window of Candidatus Hydrogenedentota bacterium genomic DNA carries:
- a CDS encoding GDYXXLXY domain-containing protein, whose amino-acid sequence MMRPLKLVLFGAMALAQLAVPTWMIVGREWALRNGTTFKFLTAPIDPYDAFRGRYVALAFDAYHVPVDSLDGWFSGDIAYVTVEEGPDGYARLASASKTPPATPNYIKTTMSYPMPADSNSVTPNTNEICVELPFDRFYMEETLAPKAEQAYREHSTRTTHDCYAAVRIYNGQAAIENLYIVGKPIGEYLIQE is encoded by the coding sequence ATGATGCGGCCGCTAAAACTCGTACTGTTTGGGGCCATGGCCCTGGCGCAACTTGCCGTCCCTACATGGATGATCGTGGGCCGGGAATGGGCGTTGCGCAACGGAACCACATTCAAATTTCTCACCGCTCCCATCGATCCCTACGATGCATTTCGTGGTCGTTACGTCGCGTTGGCGTTCGACGCCTATCACGTCCCGGTCGACAGCCTCGACGGATGGTTTTCCGGCGACATCGCGTACGTGACCGTTGAAGAGGGACCGGACGGCTATGCGCGTCTAGCCTCCGCCAGCAAGACGCCGCCCGCCACGCCGAACTACATCAAAACAACCATGAGCTACCCCATGCCGGCGGACTCGAATTCCGTTACCCCGAACACAAACGAGATTTGCGTCGAACTGCCCTTCGATCGCTTCTACATGGAGGAGACGCTTGCTCCCAAGGCCGAGCAGGCCTACCGCGAGCACAGTACCCGAACTACTCATGACTGCTACGCGGCCGTCCGCATCTACAATGGCCAGGCAGCCATCGAAAACCTCTACATCGTGGGCAAACCCATCGGCGAATATCTCATCCAGGAGTGA